From one Bordetella genomosp. 9 genomic stretch:
- a CDS encoding cytochrome c biogenesis protein ResB: MRFAVSLLMFICVASIVGTVLVQNQASSAYIDQFGPFWYAVFDKFSLWHVYNSWWFLLIMTFLVVSTGICLTRNAPKMLRDAVSFREYIRLSSLRAFPQRVEFDSGAAAADTLGRTRQLMKSLGYAVKERQDGDGVLLAGKKGSANRLGYIFAHTALIVICVGGLLDSELAVRAQVWLGGKKPIVENMLISDVPPSGRLSMNNPSFRSSMMVPEGGRANNAVVMVGDGALVQPIPFTLTLKKFIVDYYSTGMPSRFASEVEVRDPDTGKTFDKTIEVNEPLRFKGVTVYQSSFDDGGSTVKLHGYPLRGSDAATFDVSGTVGKSAETGKDAPAEARDLKVDVTALRPINVEDLSGGTPKPARDFAQNVASVAGSAAGKANANLRNVGPAVEYRLVDASGQSHEFRNYMLPVQLDGFPVFLAGVRNNANENYRYLRLPADDDNSVAEFMRLRALLADPQARAEAARRFAEKNAPPGSDRQPLETAAERALHTFSDGGLQAVANFLQSNAPASELERAADIVVRLIGASVAELRVMERERAGLPPLPTEGEAGERAAVWSRVAVAALSDLAMYPAPVFFTLADFKQVQASVFQVSRTPGKQAVYVGCLLLILGVFSMFYIRDRRVWIWVTPGPDGRGSAVHAAMTSQRRTLDFHREFERLKEALLRLKQ; encoded by the coding sequence ATGCGTTTCGCGGTCAGCCTGCTGATGTTCATCTGCGTCGCCAGCATCGTCGGCACGGTGCTGGTGCAGAACCAGGCGTCTTCCGCCTACATCGATCAGTTCGGGCCGTTCTGGTACGCGGTGTTCGACAAGTTTTCGCTCTGGCACGTCTATAACAGCTGGTGGTTCCTGCTGATCATGACTTTCCTGGTGGTGTCCACCGGGATCTGCCTGACGCGCAACGCGCCCAAGATGCTGCGCGACGCGGTGTCGTTCCGCGAATACATACGCCTGTCCAGCCTGCGCGCGTTTCCGCAGCGGGTGGAATTCGACAGCGGCGCCGCGGCGGCCGATACGCTGGGCCGTACGCGCCAGCTGATGAAGTCGCTGGGCTACGCCGTGAAGGAGCGCCAGGATGGCGACGGCGTGCTGCTCGCCGGCAAGAAAGGCAGCGCCAACCGCCTGGGTTATATCTTCGCGCACACGGCGCTGATCGTGATCTGCGTGGGCGGCCTGCTGGACAGCGAGCTGGCGGTGCGCGCGCAGGTCTGGCTGGGCGGCAAGAAGCCCATCGTCGAAAACATGCTGATCAGCGATGTGCCGCCCAGCGGCCGGCTGTCCATGAACAATCCCAGCTTCCGCTCCAGCATGATGGTGCCGGAAGGCGGACGCGCCAACAATGCCGTCGTCATGGTGGGCGACGGCGCGCTGGTGCAGCCCATCCCGTTCACCTTGACGCTGAAGAAGTTCATCGTCGACTACTACTCGACCGGCATGCCCAGCCGCTTCGCCAGCGAAGTCGAGGTGCGCGATCCCGATACCGGCAAGACCTTCGACAAGACCATCGAGGTCAACGAACCGCTGCGCTTCAAGGGCGTGACGGTGTACCAGTCCAGCTTCGACGACGGCGGCAGCACGGTGAAGCTGCATGGCTATCCGCTGCGGGGCAGCGACGCCGCCACCTTCGATGTTTCGGGCACGGTGGGCAAGAGTGCCGAGACCGGCAAGGACGCGCCGGCCGAGGCGCGCGACCTGAAGGTGGACGTCACCGCGCTGCGTCCCATCAATGTGGAAGACCTGTCCGGCGGCACGCCCAAGCCGGCGCGCGACTTCGCGCAGAACGTCGCATCGGTGGCGGGCAGCGCCGCCGGCAAGGCCAACGCGAACCTGCGCAACGTCGGGCCGGCGGTCGAATACCGCCTGGTCGACGCCAGCGGCCAGTCGCACGAATTCCGCAACTACATGCTGCCCGTGCAGCTGGACGGTTTCCCGGTCTTCCTGGCGGGCGTGCGCAACAACGCCAACGAGAACTATCGCTACCTGCGCCTGCCGGCGGACGACGACAATTCGGTCGCCGAATTCATGCGCCTGCGCGCCTTGCTGGCCGACCCGCAAGCGCGCGCGGAGGCCGCGCGCCGCTTCGCCGAAAAGAATGCCCCGCCGGGCAGCGACCGCCAGCCCCTGGAGACGGCGGCGGAACGGGCGCTGCACACGTTTTCCGACGGCGGCCTGCAGGCCGTGGCGAACTTCCTGCAAAGCAATGCCCCGGCATCCGAGCTGGAACGCGCCGCCGACATCGTCGTGCGCCTGATCGGCGCGAGCGTGGCCGAACTGCGCGTCATGGAGCGCGAGCGCGCCGGCCTGCCGCCGCTGCCGACCGAAGGCGAAGCCGGCGAACGCGCCGCGGTCTGGTCGCGGGTGGCCGTGGCGGCGCTGTCCGACCTGGCGATGTATCCGGCGCCGGTGTTCTTCACCCTGGCGGACTTCAAGCAGGTGCAGGCCAGCGTGTTCCAGGTCAGCCGCACGCCGGGCAAGCAGGCCGTGTACGTCGGCTGCCTGCTGCTGATACTGGGTGTCTTCAGCATGTTCTATATCCGCGACCGCCGCGTCTGGATCTGGGTGACGCCCGGGCCGGACGGCCGCGGCAGCGCCGTGCACGCCGCCATGACATCGCAGCGGCGTACACTCGACTTTCACCGAGAGTTCGAGCGGCTCAAAGAGGCGCTGCTGCGCCTGAAGCAGTGA
- the ccsB gene encoding c-type cytochrome biogenesis protein CcsB gives MSETAVSPSHDNLWQEGIAESGDARLRRGRPDWTDAVFFLLLATGAGYALTRFAGSMDYYEKVILSGAVLVLTWLGWLWRPLRRLMVAVALASGLAVMLYGHDLARAEEVFFLKYLLSSQSAILWMSALFVLATVSYWLGLFSPTAAWLGTALTWGAVFAGVTGMLVRWRESHLMGPDLGHIPVSNLYEVFVLFSLITALFYLYYERRYATRALGGFVLLVISSAVMFLLWYAFTRDAAQIQPLVPALKSWWMKLHVPANFIGYGTFSLSAMVGFAYLVKENGETTSWRKLAPLFVLGVLLCVEPMVFRTKGLSAAWMTYFGLGAVIVGAILVGRRRVAAALPPLAVLDDIMYRAITVGFAFFTVATILGALWAADAWGAYWQWDPKETWALIVWLNYAAWLHMRLIKGLRGAMAAYWALVGLLITGFAFLGVNMFLSGLHSYGQL, from the coding sequence ATGTCCGAAACCGCAGTTTCCCCCTCGCACGACAATCTCTGGCAGGAAGGCATCGCCGAAAGCGGTGACGCGCGCCTGCGGCGCGGCCGTCCCGACTGGACCGACGCCGTGTTCTTCCTGCTGCTGGCCACCGGCGCCGGCTATGCGCTGACCCGCTTTGCCGGGTCCATGGACTATTACGAGAAGGTCATCCTGAGCGGCGCCGTGCTGGTGCTGACGTGGCTGGGCTGGCTGTGGCGTCCGCTGCGCCGGTTGATGGTCGCGGTGGCGCTGGCCAGCGGGCTGGCGGTCATGCTGTACGGCCATGACCTGGCGCGCGCCGAAGAGGTGTTCTTCCTCAAGTACCTGCTGTCGTCGCAGTCGGCCATCCTGTGGATGTCGGCCCTGTTCGTGCTGGCGACGGTGTCCTACTGGCTCGGATTGTTCAGTCCCACGGCGGCCTGGCTGGGTACGGCGCTGACCTGGGGCGCCGTGTTCGCCGGGGTCACGGGCATGCTGGTGCGCTGGCGCGAGAGCCATCTGATGGGCCCGGACCTGGGCCATATTCCGGTCAGCAACCTGTACGAAGTCTTCGTGCTGTTCTCGCTGATCACGGCGTTGTTCTACCTGTACTACGAACGACGGTACGCCACGCGGGCGCTGGGCGGCTTCGTGCTGCTGGTGATCTCGTCGGCGGTGATGTTCCTGCTGTGGTACGCCTTCACGCGCGACGCCGCGCAGATCCAGCCGCTGGTGCCGGCATTGAAAAGCTGGTGGATGAAGCTGCACGTGCCGGCCAATTTCATCGGCTACGGCACGTTCTCGCTGTCGGCCATGGTCGGCTTCGCCTACCTGGTGAAGGAAAACGGCGAGACCACGTCATGGCGCAAGCTGGCGCCCCTGTTCGTGCTGGGCGTGCTGCTGTGCGTGGAGCCCATGGTGTTCCGCACCAAGGGGCTGTCGGCGGCGTGGATGACGTATTTCGGCCTGGGCGCCGTCATCGTGGGGGCCATCCTGGTGGGTCGCCGCCGGGTGGCCGCGGCCTTGCCGCCGCTGGCGGTGCTGGACGACATCATGTATCGCGCGATCACCGTCGGGTTCGCGTTCTTCACGGTGGCGACCATCCTGGGCGCGCTGTGGGCCGCGGATGCCTGGGGCGCTTACTGGCAGTGGGACCCCAAGGAAACCTGGGCCCTGATCGTCTGGCTGAACTATGCCGCCTGGCTGCACATGCGGCTGATCAAGGGCCTGCGCGGCGCGATGGCGGCGTATTGGGCGCTGGTGGGCTTGCTGATCACCGGCTTCGCCTTCCTGGGCGTGAACATGTTCCTGTCCGGCCTGCATTCCTACGGTCAGCTGTAG
- the lysA gene encoding diaminopimelate decarboxylase → MNASISAPAQPAGYPHFHYRDGALYAEDVPLQLLADRLGTPLYVYSRAALRAAWESFRVAIGDRDVLVCYGMKANSNLAVLKEFARLGAGFDIVSGGELQRVLAVGADPAKIVFSGVGKQAWEMRKALEADVKCFNVESEAELHLLSDVATSMGRTARVSLRVNPDVDAGTHPYISTGLKENKFGIAIADAPRVYQAAVSLPGLVVTGVDCHIGSQITDVAPYLDALDKLLDLIDGLAAAGIRIEHLDLGGGLGIRYTDETPLRPAALLDRVYARLDARGLGHLKLVMEPGRSLVGNAGVLLTTVQFLKHAEARNFAIVDAAMNDLIRPTLYDAWHGVLPVQPRGGATQEYDVVGPVCESGDWLAKQRALAVERGDVLAIESAGAYGMVMAGNYNTRPRPAEVMVDGAQFHVIRQRETVEDLMRGETTLP, encoded by the coding sequence ATGAACGCTTCCATTTCCGCGCCGGCGCAGCCGGCCGGCTACCCGCATTTCCACTATCGCGACGGCGCCCTGTACGCAGAAGACGTGCCGCTGCAGTTGCTGGCCGACCGCCTCGGCACGCCGCTCTACGTCTATTCGCGCGCCGCGCTGCGGGCCGCCTGGGAATCCTTCCGCGTCGCCATCGGCGACCGCGACGTCCTGGTGTGCTACGGCATGAAGGCGAATTCCAACCTGGCGGTACTGAAGGAATTCGCCCGCCTGGGCGCCGGCTTCGACATCGTGTCCGGCGGCGAACTGCAGCGGGTCCTGGCCGTCGGCGCCGATCCGGCCAAAATCGTGTTCTCCGGCGTGGGCAAGCAGGCCTGGGAGATGCGCAAGGCGCTGGAAGCCGACGTCAAGTGCTTCAACGTGGAATCGGAAGCCGAACTCCACCTGCTGTCGGATGTGGCGACGTCCATGGGCCGGACCGCCCGTGTGTCCCTGCGCGTGAATCCGGACGTGGACGCCGGCACCCATCCGTATATCTCGACCGGCCTGAAGGAAAACAAATTCGGCATCGCCATCGCGGATGCCCCGCGGGTGTACCAGGCGGCCGTGTCCCTGCCTGGACTGGTGGTGACGGGCGTGGACTGCCATATCGGTTCGCAGATCACCGACGTCGCGCCCTATCTGGACGCGCTGGACAAGCTGCTCGACCTGATCGACGGCCTGGCGGCGGCCGGCATCCGCATCGAGCACCTGGACCTGGGCGGCGGCCTGGGCATCCGCTACACGGATGAAACCCCGCTGCGGCCGGCGGCGCTGCTGGACCGGGTCTACGCGCGCCTGGACGCACGCGGCCTGGGCCATCTGAAACTGGTCATGGAGCCGGGCCGCTCCCTGGTCGGCAACGCGGGCGTGCTGCTGACCACCGTGCAGTTCCTCAAGCACGCCGAAGCGCGCAACTTCGCCATCGTCGACGCGGCCATGAACGACCTGATCCGGCCCACGCTGTACGACGCCTGGCATGGCGTGCTGCCGGTCCAGCCGCGTGGCGGGGCCACGCAGGAATACGACGTGGTGGGGCCCGTGTGCGAAAGCGGCGACTGGCTGGCCAAGCAACGCGCGCTGGCGGTGGAACGGGGCGACGTCCTGGCCATCGAATCCGCCGGCGCCTACGGCATGGTCATGGCGGGCAACTACAACACCCGCCCGCGCCCCGCCGAAGTCATGGTCGACGGCGCGCAATTCCACGTGATCCGCCAACGCGAAACGGTGGAAGACCTGATGCGCGGCGAAACCACCCTGCCATAA
- a CDS encoding c-type cytochrome: MKRVLSRMLVVGGLVLGSAAISPVFAAEAAAPAAKPDAAKGEQLYTNGDQARGIIACASCHGAAGNSTIPTNPNLAAQSHEYLAKQLGDFQLKQGAKAPVRNGAGGNPTPMTAIVQSLTPQDMQNIALYLSQQQLKEPATAGQKSLIERGQTIWRGGLPDRNVPACAACHSANAAGIPAQYPRLSGQFPSYIEEQLKLFQDGSRNNSEPMHEIASRLTADDIKAVSDYAAGLR; the protein is encoded by the coding sequence ATGAAGCGTGTGCTGTCCCGGATGTTGGTTGTGGGCGGATTGGTTTTGGGTTCGGCCGCCATTTCTCCTGTTTTCGCGGCCGAAGCTGCGGCCCCCGCCGCCAAGCCGGATGCGGCCAAGGGCGAACAGCTCTACACCAACGGCGACCAGGCCCGCGGCATCATCGCCTGTGCCAGCTGTCACGGCGCCGCCGGCAACAGCACCATCCCCACCAATCCCAATCTGGCGGCCCAGTCGCACGAATACCTGGCCAAGCAGTTGGGCGATTTCCAGCTGAAGCAGGGCGCCAAGGCGCCGGTGCGCAACGGCGCGGGCGGCAATCCGACGCCGATGACCGCCATCGTGCAGTCGCTGACGCCGCAGGACATGCAGAACATTGCGCTGTACCTGTCGCAGCAGCAATTGAAGGAACCCGCCACCGCCGGCCAGAAATCGCTGATCGAGCGCGGCCAGACCATCTGGCGCGGCGGGCTGCCCGATCGCAACGTTCCCGCCTGCGCGGCCTGCCACTCCGCCAATGCCGCCGGCATTCCGGCGCAGTATCCGCGCCTGTCGGGGCAGTTTCCCTCCTATATCGAGGAACAGCTGAAACTCTTCCAGGACGGCAGCCGCAACAACAGCGAGCCCATGCACGAAATCGCCAGCCGCCTGACGGCCGACGACATCAAGGCGGTCTCCGACTACGCGGCCGGCCTGCGCTGA